One genomic segment of Streptomyces niveus includes these proteins:
- a CDS encoding ABC transporter permease, with protein MFFTYLRRELRRRRKAALVVASGLALGIALVIVVNSVSSGMRDAQGKVLESLYGLGTDMTVTKAAPPASEGGRERPRFNFDAQDGDEAQSSDIVMPQGFETLASSTVDEVAGQSGVATAVGGLSLSVIKVDGEFKPGEFQPREETANGGGGGGGGGTGGPQGEVRGGGAAFDVNSYTVYGTDTTHLDLGPLTSSKITDGRTFKATETDAKVAVADAAYAKEKKYKVGSEVTVKGTKFEIVGIATADSGDAAANLYIPLKQAQTLSDSKDKVTTVYVQADDSQQIDAVKSAIQKNISGTTVTTSADLADTVSGSLSTASDLATNVGKWLSIAVLVAAFVVAGLLTVSAVSRRVQEFGTLKALGWKSGRVTRQVVGEAMVNGLVGGALGIAVGLAGAYALTAVSPSLTAQLGAAAGGPGGGGGGPAGGLVRAGGPGAQSADKAIEIALTAPVSASTIALAVGLAVTGGLIAGAFGGWRASRLRPADALRRVE; from the coding sequence ATGTTCTTCACCTACCTCCGGCGCGAACTGCGCCGTCGCCGAAAGGCCGCGCTCGTCGTCGCCTCGGGGCTCGCACTCGGTATCGCGCTGGTCATCGTCGTCAACTCCGTCTCCTCGGGCATGCGGGACGCCCAGGGAAAGGTCCTGGAGTCGCTGTACGGACTCGGCACGGACATGACCGTCACCAAGGCCGCCCCGCCCGCCTCGGAGGGCGGCCGGGAAAGGCCCCGCTTCAATTTCGACGCGCAGGACGGTGACGAGGCGCAGAGCAGCGACATCGTCATGCCGCAGGGCTTCGAGACCCTGGCGTCCAGCACCGTCGACGAGGTCGCCGGCCAGTCCGGTGTGGCCACGGCGGTGGGCGGCCTCAGCCTCTCGGTCATCAAGGTCGACGGGGAGTTCAAGCCCGGCGAGTTCCAGCCGAGGGAGGAGACCGCGAACGGCGGCGGCGGTGGTGGCGGAGGCGGCACCGGCGGCCCGCAGGGTGAAGTACGGGGCGGCGGAGCCGCGTTCGACGTCAACTCCTACACGGTCTACGGCACCGACACCACCCATCTGGACCTCGGCCCGCTGACCTCTTCCAAGATCACCGACGGCCGCACGTTCAAGGCGACCGAGACCGACGCCAAGGTGGCCGTCGCCGACGCCGCCTACGCGAAGGAGAAGAAGTACAAGGTCGGCAGTGAAGTCACCGTCAAGGGAACGAAGTTCGAGATCGTCGGCATAGCGACCGCCGACAGCGGCGACGCGGCGGCCAATCTGTACATCCCGCTCAAGCAGGCGCAGACCCTCTCCGACTCCAAGGACAAGGTCACCACGGTCTACGTCCAGGCCGACGACTCCCAGCAGATCGACGCCGTCAAGTCGGCCATCCAGAAGAACATCTCGGGCACCACCGTCACCACCTCCGCCGACCTCGCCGACACGGTCTCCGGCTCCCTCTCCACGGCGTCCGACCTCGCCACCAACGTCGGTAAGTGGCTGTCCATCGCGGTTCTCGTCGCCGCGTTCGTCGTCGCCGGACTGCTCACCGTGTCGGCCGTCAGCCGCCGCGTACAGGAGTTCGGCACGCTCAAGGCCCTCGGCTGGAAGAGCGGGCGCGTCACCCGGCAGGTCGTCGGCGAGGCGATGGTCAACGGGCTGGTCGGCGGTGCGCTCGGTATCGCCGTCGGACTGGCCGGTGCCTACGCGCTGACCGCGGTCAGCCCCTCCCTGACCGCCCAGCTCGGCGCCGCGGCCGGTGGCCCGGGCGGCGGGGGCGGCGGTCCGGCCGGCGGTCTCGTCCGTGCGGGCGGCCCCGGCGCGCAGAGCGCCGACAAGGCCATCGAGATCGCGCTCACCGCGCCCGTCTCCGCCTCGACGATCGCCCTGGCGGTCGGCCTCGCGGTGACGGGCGGACTGATCGCCGGCGCCTTCGGCGGCTGGCGCGCCTCCCGCCTCCGGCCGGCCGACGCGCTGCGCCGTGTCGAGTAG
- a CDS encoding ABC transporter ATP-binding protein: MYELSGVTKQYRRGKDTVHALAGVDLTIGEGDRLVIKGPTGGGKSTLLQMLGGLDRPTAGSVKLDGTDLARLGEAKLTAVRGRSIGFVFQSFNLIPTLSAQENVETALVPLGTKAGERRDRAAEALRSVGLGERLNHVPSEMSGGQQQRVAIARALVKQPKVLLADEPTGNLDESMRDEIMDLLEGLWKEHGLTFVMVTHDSAIARRATRLATIRNGKITITERSA; this comes from the coding sequence ATGTATGAACTCAGCGGCGTCACCAAGCAGTACCGCAGAGGCAAGGACACCGTCCACGCGCTCGCCGGGGTCGATCTGACCATCGGCGAGGGCGACCGGCTCGTCATCAAGGGCCCCACCGGCGGCGGCAAGTCCACCCTCCTCCAGATGCTCGGCGGCCTCGACCGGCCCACCGCGGGCAGCGTCAAACTCGACGGCACCGACCTCGCCCGGCTCGGCGAGGCGAAACTCACCGCCGTACGCGGCCGGTCCATCGGCTTCGTCTTCCAGAGCTTCAACCTCATCCCCACCCTGTCCGCCCAGGAGAACGTCGAGACGGCGCTCGTACCGCTCGGCACCAAGGCGGGGGAGCGCCGCGACCGCGCGGCCGAGGCCCTGCGCTCCGTCGGACTGGGGGAGCGCCTCAACCACGTGCCCTCGGAGATGTCCGGCGGTCAGCAGCAGCGCGTCGCCATCGCTCGGGCGCTGGTCAAACAGCCGAAGGTGCTGCTGGCCGACGAACCGACCGGCAATCTCGACGAGTCCATGCGCGACGAGATCATGGACCTCCTCGAAGGTCTCTGGAAGGAGCACGGGCTGACCTTCGTGATGGTCACCCACGACAGCGCCATCGCCCGCCGAGCGACCCGCCTCGCCACCATCAGGAACGGGAAGATCACCATCACGGAACGCTCCGCGTAG